The Streptomyces collinus DNA segment CGGGCGACTCGATCCGCGTGCCGGTTCCGGTCGGCTCGATCGTCGAACTCAACACGACCGTCGCCCGTGACGTGACGCGCGACGACGTGCTGGCGGCCTACCGCGCCGCGGCGGAGGGCCCGCTCGCCGGCGTCCTCGAGTACTCCGAGGACCCGCTCGTGTCCGCCGACATCACGGGCAACCCGGCCTCGTCGATCTTCGACTCCGCCCTCACCCGCGTCGACGGCCGCCACATCAAGGTGGTCGCCTGGTACGACAACGAGTGGGGCTTCTCGAACCGCGTGATCGACACCCTCGAACTCCTCGCCGGCCGCTGACGGCTGACGGCTGACGGCTGACGAGAGTGGCCCGGGCGGTGCCGCCCGGCCGGGTCACTCCCCCGCCGTGGCCTCCCTGCGCCGCAGCACGACCAGCGTCGTCCCGCCGATCAGGACCAGGCCGATGGCGACGCCGACGATCACGGGGGTTATCTCCGAGCTGCCCGTTTCGGCGAGGTTGGTGTCCGTGGCGGTGCCGCCCACCGTCGCGGGGCTCGGTTCGCTGAGGGTCTGGGTGGTGGTGCCGGTGTCGCTGCCGCGCGTCCGGCAGTCCAGCATGCCGGTGAAGCGCTTCTCGAAGCCGCCCGGGCCGTGGATCGTGAAGTCGTAGGCCTGGTCCTCCTGGAGCGGCACCGTCACCGTGCGGGTCTCGCCGGCGGCGATGGTGTGCTCCAGACCGGCCAGTTCGAAGGTGAACGGCTCGTCGCCCTGGTTGGACGCGATGATGTCGACACCGCCCTCGGCGCAGTTCTCCGCCGCCGACAGCGCCGGGACCGGGCCCTGCTTCGCCCAGGTGGCCCCGGCCGTCGCGGACACCGTCGACTCGCTGGAGCCGGCCAGGATCTGGGTCTGGCTGCGGTTCTCGGAGGCGAAGGCCCGGCCGACCGGCACGGTCGTCGAGGCCTGCACGGTCAGGTCCGCCGTACCGGCTGCCGCGTCCTCGGGCACGTCGAAGTACACCTGCCCGCCGTCGGACGTGGTGGTGACGGCCTTGCCCTGCTTGTCGACGACCTGCACCCCGCTCGTGGCGGCGTCCGCGGGCGGGGTGACCGTCGCGCTGCCGGCGTTGGTGCGCACGGTCACCGGTCCGATCCGCTCCCCCGGCCGGCCGGATACGGCGGGCGGCTCCAGGGTGAGCGAGGCCCGGGGTTCGGGCAGATCGCGGGCGCTCTTCTCCAGGTGGTCCGCGAGCTGCTCGGCCTGCGGATCGAGGGCGTCGACGGGCACGTCGTCCGAGTAGCGCCAGATCGCCACCTGCGTGCCGGCCGCCGCGTCCTGCTCGGTCAGCGCACCACGCACGCCCGCCTTCCGCGCCAGCGTCGCGAGGTCGTTCACCTGCGGGTAGGAGTTCTGCAGAATCCAGCGGATCTTGCCGGCGTCCTTGTTGGTGCCCAGGGACGTGCCGCTCCAGGGCGTCTCGTGGTACTTGGCGTCCCGCTGCGTGGGGTTGTGGAGGTCGACGCAGTACGTCTGCAGCATGCCGCCGCCGTCGACGGACATCTCGAACAGGCCCGCCGAGATCTCCTGGTCGCCCGTGCCGGCGTGTATCACTGCCGCGCCGTACGTCTTGAGGCCGCCTATCGTCGCGGCCGCTCCGCCCTGTCTCTGTGTCGTCTCGTCGGCGACGGCCCGGCCGGCACCGGCCAGACCGCCCGCGGCGACGAGCCCGGACACCACTGTCGCGGTGGCGAGACGAGTCGCCGCTCGCCTGCGTACGAACACCTCAGAGAACGAAGCAAACACCGAATTCCCCTTCGAGCAGGACCGTTGACGTGGGGGGACGGTCCCACCAGCAGAATCAGAGGCCTCACAGGACACAAGAGACCCGAGAACCATGTCCGGCATCCTAGGGACGCGGGGGACCCCGCCCGCCGGTCAGACGGTCGGACGAGTGATCCGACTCGGAATCGTTATCGCCAAGATCCCTGGTGGGCAGGGCTTATCGACAAATCCACCCTTGACCGTTCGGTGCGCACCGGGCGATAAGGCGTAGTTCGGGCGGACGGCCGCGGTTGGGTGATTTGACGCTACGTCAATACGGCTGACTCCGGCCGACGTTGGTCGGCGGGCTCCGCTGGTTCCGCCGAACCATTGGGCGATGTCTCCCAGTTGGGCTCCGGATGGGTCGGCGCAGGCGCCGTCTCCGCCTTGCCGGCGCGCCTGAAGGCCGAGGTGCCCCAGGCCAGATCGTGTCCGATCGACACGGCGTCGATGTCCGCCGACGTCCAGCTCTGCCCCTCGCGTACGTCGGTCCGCACCTTCAGCCTGCCCTGCACGATCACGGGCTCGCCGACCGTCAGCGATGCCGCCGTGTTCGTGGCCAGCTGGCGGTTGGCCCACACCGTGAAGAAATTGGTGTGCCCGTCCGTCCACGTGTTCTTCTCGCGGTCCCAGTAGCGCGCGGTGACCGCCAGCCGGAACCTCGCCGACGGGCCGGACGCCATCTCCCGGTACACCGGCTGCGTCGCCACCCTGCCGACCGCGCAGACCATCGTCTCGTTCATCGCGAACCCTCCCTCGCCCGAGTGCGGCGACGCACCGGGCCGACACGCGTACGGGCCCGTCCCGTACGGCTGTGTCTTCCAGACTGCCGTCGCCGGGCCGGGCCCGCTGAGCGCTGTGGATCGCCGGGTGCCTGTGGATAACGCAGTCACCCAGGCGGGTGATGCCGGGTGGGGCGGGGTGGGTGGAGTGGGTGGCGACCCCGCCCCCGGTCTCACCACCATGGCGTCACTGTCACGGAGTCACTGTCACGGAGTCGCAGTCACGGCGTCGCTGTCACGGCGTCATTGCCAAGGCGTCACCGCCCCGCCCCCACCACCCTCCCGTACTGCTCCCGGACCTCGCAGTACCGCAGCAGTTCCGCCGCCACCGGATCCAGGACCCGGGCCCGGCCGCATCCGGCCGCCGCCTCCCGCAACCGGCGTTCCGCCTCCAGGCCGTAACGCCGTGCCGGGCCGCGGGCCGCCATCCGGCAGCTCCACTCGATGAGCGGTCCGCCGACGATGCCGATCACCATCAGCAGCACCGGCACCCCCAGGTTCGGCGCCATGACCCCGATGATCTGACCCAGCAGCCACAGCCCGCCCAGGAACTGCAGGATCGTCATGGACGCCTGGGTGAGCACGGCCACCGGCCACCACCCCGGGCGCGGCGGCCGCCCCGCGGGCACGCCCGCGCGCACGGTCAGCTCGTCCAGCGCCTCGGGCAGTCCATGCGAACCACGGAGGGCCGCCTCGCGCACCGCCTGCGCCCAGGGCGCCGGCAGCCCGGCCGACGCCCGGTCGGCCACGGTCCGCACCGCCTGCTCGACCCTCTGACGGGCCGTCGCCTCCTCGTCGGCCTGCGTGCGCGAGGGGAGCCGGCCCGTGGTGGGCTCGCCGCGGTCCTGGTACCAGCGCCACAGCCGCAGCCAGGGCGTGCCGCAGGCCCGGTTGGCGTTGCGCAGCCAGGCGCGCTCGGCCGCCTCGCCCGCCGCCGTGGCGCCCACCGCGTCCGCCAGCCGGTCGGAGAACTCCTCCCGTGCCTGTTCGCTGAGCCCGGTACGCCGCTGGGTGGCGTAGAGGGGCCGCAGCCGCGCCGCGGCGACGTCCACGTCGGCCGAGATGCGGCGGTTCGCCGCCCCGCGCTCCGAGACGAACTGGCCGAGCACTTCGCGCAGTTCCCCGACGCCGTCCCCGGTGAGCGCGGACAGCGCGAGCACGGTCGTGCCCGGTTCGCCGTACTCCCCGAGGGCGATGCCGTCCTCGTCGAGAAGCCGCCGCAGATCGTCGAGGACCTGCTCGGCGGCTTCCCCGGGCAGCCGGTCGACCTGGTTGAGGACGACGAACATGACCTCGGCGTGGGCCGCCATCGGCCGCAGATAGCGCTCGTGGAGGACGGCGTCGGCGTACTTCTCCGGGTCGACGACCCAGATGACCGCGTCGACGAGCCCGAGGATGCGGTCCACGTGCCGGCGGTGCTGTACGGCCGCCGAGTCGTGGTCGGGCAGGTCGACCAGGACGAGTCCGCGCAGCGGCGACTCGCCGTCCCCGGTCGGCAACGGACGGCGGCGCAGCCGGGGCGGGATCCCGAGCCGTTCGATCAGGCCGGCCGCCCCATCGCTCCAACTGCACGCGATGGGCGCGGCGGTGGTGGGGCGGCGTACGCCCGTCTCCGAGATGGTCACCCCGGCGAGCGCGTTGAACAGCTGCGACTTGCCGCTGCCGGTGGCGCCCGCGATGGCGACGACGGTGTGCTGCCCGGAGAGCCTGCGCCGCGCGGCCGCCTCGTCGAGTACCCGGCCGGCCCCCGAGAGAGTCCGGCTGTCGAGCCGGGTGCGGGAGAGCCCCACGAGTTCGCGCAGGGCCTCGAGCCGCGAGCGCAGCGACCCCTCGTGCACCAGTGGGGTCACCGTTGGCGAGGCGGCGGAGCGGTTGTCCGTCATGGGGAACCTGACTCCTTCGGCTGTCTCGGCGACCCGGCGCGCGATGAGTCCGTCGTCCCAGGTCTCGGTGGAGTCGGTACGCGTCGCACACTCTCCGCCCGGGGCGCTCCGGTCGCCGCCGCCATGGTGGGCGTCGTCATCCGGCTCATCGGCGTGCTCGGTGGGGTCCTGGTCGGTGACGGTCACCGCTCACCTCTCCTTCTGCAGTACGGACAGCGCGGCGATGAGCTCGGCTTGGGGCTCGGGGTGAACGTCGAGCGCGTCGAGCGGGGCGAGCCGGCGCTCACGTTCGGCGTGCACGACCCGGTCCACGTGCTCAGTGAGCAGCCTCCCGGCGCGGTCGCGCAGTCGTAGTGCGCCATGGGCGCCCATCCGCTCGGCGAGGCTCTCACCGGCCATCCGGCCCCGGCGGCCGCCCAGCAGGGAGGTGGCGACCAGGGCGGCGACCAGTTCGGGGTCGGGTGCGAGGTTGCGGTCGAGCTCGCGCACCTCCTCCTCGGCCTGCTCCTCGAGCTCGCGCCGCCACCGCCGTACGGCGAGCCCGATGCGGTGCTCGGCGTTGTCCGCGCCGGAATCACGTGCGGCGAGTTCCGGGGCGCTGGAGGCCGGTTCGCGCCGCCAGGCGTTGTCGACGCGCTCGTCGGCGGCGGTGACGGCGCACAGGAGCAGCGTGCTGAGGCTCTCCACAAGCGCGTCGAGGAGTTCGGCGGCCGTGCAGTCCAGGGGGAAGGCGCGCCATCGCTTCAGCGCGTCCCCGGCGAGGACCGCCCCGCTCTGCAACCGGCCCCGCACGCGCGTGTGCTCGCTGTCGTACGCGCCTTCCACGGCGGAGGTGAGCCGCAGTGCGGCGGCGTACTGCGCGGCGGCGGCACCGGCCAGCTCCGGCATCCGGGACTTGAGGGAGTCGAGGACACCGTAGGCCGTACGGGCGAGGACGTGCTGCCGGGCCGCGGGGTCCTGGGCCTGGTGCACCAGCCAGGTGCGCAACTGGGCGACGGCGGACGCCGGCAGGAGCCCGCCGCCCCAGGCGGACTCGGGCAGTTCGGGCACGGTGAAGCGTGGCACCTCGCCGAGCCCGGCCTTGGTGAGCAGGGCCCCGTACTGCCGCGACACCTCGTTGACCACCTGGTGAGGCACCCGGTCGAGCACGGTCACGAGGGTGACGTCGTACTCCTTGGCGGTGCGCAGCATGTGCCAGGGGACGGCGTCGGCGTAGCGGGCGGCCGTGGTGACCATGACCCAGATGTCGGCGGCGCAGATGAGTTCGGAGGCCAGAACCCGGTTGTCGGAGACCAGGGAGTCGATGTCCGGCGCGTCGAGGAGGGCGAGCCCGGGCGGGAGTGTCTCGGCGGTCTCGACGCGCAGCACGCGCGCGGGGTTCTCGCCGGGGAGCAGCAGGTCGTCGGTGGAGTCCTGTTGGGGCACCCACACGCGCGTGAGGTCGGGCAGCACCCTCATCCCGCTGAACCAGTGGTGGTCCTCCGGATGGCAGACCAGCACGGGGGTGCGTGTCGTCGGCCGCAGCACGCCCGCCTCGCTGACCCGCCGTCCCACGAGGGAGTTCACGAGCGTCGATTTCCCGGCTCCGGTCGACCCCCCCACGACGGCCAGAAGCGGCGCTTCGGGCTCCCGCAACCGGGGCACCAAGTAGTCGTCGAGCTGCGCGAGGAGTTCGTCGCGGTTGGCACGCGCGCGTGGGGCCCCCGCCAGGGGCAGCGGGAAGCGTGCGGCGGCGACACGGTCGCGCAGGGCGGAGAGTGCGTCGAGCAGCTGAGGCCGTACGTCCAAGGTCACCACATGTGAAGAATGCCCAATTTTAGGGGAATTCTGAAGCATATGAGCATGTCTGCGCGCCGACAGAACACAAGGGACGGAAGGGACGACTGGGACACAGGCAGACTCCAGGCATAACGAGTGCACAACACCCGATGCCTCTGACGCCAAAAGCGATGCACGATTCGTACCTGCCTGCGATTATCAGGACCGCTTCACTGAACCTCCACATCGAGCCACGGAGGCGAAGCAACAGGGACAAGGTCGCGGGAGCCCTATCCTTGTCCCCGGCAACGTCACGGATCGGCCCACACCCGGGCACCCAGACAGAGGCCACCACACCCGGCCCCCGTAGCTCAGTGGATAGAGCAGGCGCCTTCTAAGCGCTTGGCCGCAGGTTCGAGTCCTGCCGGGGGCGCAAGTCTCCGCCCTCCCTTTGGGGAGGGCTTTTTGCTGGTCAGAGCACATGCCGCCCGACATGCCGAAGCCCCGGACGCCCTCCCGATGAGGCCCCTTCGGCCGCATCGGCACCCGCATCACCCCCACGTCCGTACCACAGCGCAACAGCCGCACGGACGACCATTCCGCGCCCATCGTCACCCCGCACGGAATTGGACAGCTGAGTCAGCGCCGAATCCGAAGAGGGTTCGCGGCGGCCGGGAGCCGTGCACGTGTTGGAGTGAGTGCAGGAACGCCTGGTGCGTCATGCCCGGCTTGCGACGGATGGCGGCGATCGGCGATCAGGGTCGGCGTCGGCATCCTTCGTTTCTCCGGTGGAACGCGTGGCGATCGGCATCGCGGGGAAATCCGCGATGCCGATCTCGACGGGTGTGTGGTTCTCGTGGTGGATCGGCGCCGCGTGGTCAGCCCGCGGTCTGCTGCATCGGTTCCGGGGTGGCCGTCCGGTGGCGCCGGGCGGCGAGGCCGAGTGCGGCGGTGGCGACGGCCCCGGCGAGGGCGAGTACGCCCAGGGCGTTCGCCAGGGTGCCGACGGCGGAGGCGAGCGCGAGGACCACGAGCGGGCAGATGAACTGGCCGAGGAAAAAGAAGCCCGTCCACAGGCCGGTGCCGCGGCCGCGGTCGGCGTAGTGGAGCTTGGACATGGCGAGGGTGAGCAGGCTCGGCAGCATGATGCCGCTGCCGAGGCAGTTGATCACCGCGCCGGCGGTCAGTACGACGGGGTTGGGGGCGAGCCAGATCACCGCGAAGCCGAGGGCGGACAGGCCGAAGGCGGTGGGCAGCCAGGCTTGCGGGCTGCGGCCGGCCTTGGCGAAGACGACGGCGCCGATCACGACCGCGGCACTGGAGCCGGCTGTGGCCAGTCCGATCACGCCGGGGTTGCTCACGCCCATGTCGTTCAGGAGGAATGCCATCTCCACCTGGACGGTGTAGAAGAGGATGGCGCCGAGGAGGGTCAGCGCGCAGGTGCCGGCCAGCGGACGCCAGGGGAAGGGTCTCTTGGCCATCGGTTCCGAGGCGGTGACGGAGGGCTCTTCCACGTGGTCCGCCGGCCGGGGCCGCGGCAGGAAGGCGGCCATGGCCGGGGCGAGCAGCAGGCTCACCGCGTAGGCCCAGAACGGTGCGCGCCAGCCGGCCGATCCGGCCGCGCCGCCCAGCACGAAGAAGGCCGTCGCGGAGATCGAGGCGCACATCGTCTGCATCGCGAGGTAGCGGTCGCGTTGCCGGCCGGAGTAGTAGTCGCCGATCAGCGTGGTGCTGCAGGTCATGATGGCGGCTTCGGCGACACCGACGAGGGCGCGGCTGGCGACGATGGCGCCGAGGGAGTCCAGCCACAGGGGGGCGGTGCCGAGGATCGCGTACAGCACGGTCGAGACGACGAGCAGGCGTTTGCGGCCGAGCCGGTCGGCGATGACACCGGCGAAGGGGGCCAGCAGCGCCAGGGAGAGGGCGGGGATGGTCAGGGCCATGGGGACGAGCGCGTCGACGCCCGGCACGTCGGCGAAGTGGGACTGCATCTGCGGCAGGACGGGGGCGATGAGTACGGCGCCCAGGATGGGCAGGCAGCTTCCAGCCATCAGCAGCGTGAGGCGAAGCCTGTGGCCGGGGCCGGAGACGGTCTGCTCGGGTCGGTCGTCTGCGACAGCTTCGGACGTCGGGGACGGGAGCGGGGGCACGGGTGCAGGCATGCGGGAACTCCACGTGGCGGGTCGGGAGGGGGGCGGGATGGTGCGGCCGTCGTGGTCGGGCCGCCCGGTATCCGTGGCAGGTTCGGAGCGGGGAGCCGATGACTGCCGGACGTCGCGGCGGGCCGGCTCGCCGGGCGCCTGCCGGGTCCCGGCAGCGGGGGATGGTGTGGCTACGGCGCCGGGTGGAGATGACTATGGGCCAACGGATAGGTCCTGCCTAGCCCTCATCCGATCGATATCGAAGATGTGGATCATCCGGACCTTGGATGCCAGGCACCTGCACGGACCCGCTATCTCGATGCGACCGTGGCGATACGGCCGGGCTCGGAAGCGGCCAGCTCCGCTCCCACGCGGGCCGCGGTCTCGCGCAGCCAGATGTGGGCCGCGTCGTGGGTGTGCACCGGGTGCCACCACAGTGCCTCCTGGAGAGGCACCGCCCCGTAGGGAGGTTCCATGAGGCGTACGGCGGCCACGCCGCGCAGCAGCTCGGCCAGGCGCTGCTGCACCAGAGCGATCCGGCGGGTGCCGGCGACCAGGAAGGGCAGCGCCTGGAAGCTGTCGACGGAGATCTCCACGTGGGGATCGACACCGAGCATGCTCAGCTGCCGGGCGGCCGGAGCGTCGTAGGCGCGCTGGTAGATGACCCAGGGCAGCCGTGCCAGGTCCTCCATGGTCAGCTGGTCGCCGACCTCGTCGTTCGTCTCGGCCACCAGGAAGGCCCAGCGGTCGGTGAACAGGTCGACGGCGGGGAAACCGCCGATGATGCCGCGCGGCATCAGCAGCCCGTCGGCCGTGCTGAGCAGCGGTGCGGTGTCCTCCGTGACGTCGATGGGCGTCCGCTGGAAGCGCAGCCGTACCCCCGGGGCCTCGGCGTGCACGGTCCGGGCGAGCTCCGCGCCGAACACGGTGAGGGCGTAGTCGGAGGTGAGCAGGGTGAACTCGTGCTCCTCGCTGCCCGGGGCGAAGTCGGCCCTGCTGCTGAAGACCCGTTCCAGCAGGTCGCAGGCGGTCGAGGTGCGGTCCAGCAGAGCGCGGCCGAGAGCGGTCAGTTCGTACTGTTTGCCGACGCGCGCGAGCAGGTCGTCGTCGAAGTGGCGGCGCAGGCGGGCCAGGGCCGCGCTCATCGCCGGCTGGCTGAGCCCGACGCGCTGCCCGGCGCGGGTGACGTTGCGCTCCTCCAGCAGGGCCCGCAGGGACAGGACGAGATTGAGATCGAGGCCGGAGAGGGACACGACGCCTCCAGAGCGAGGCCGCTTGCGGCGGAAACATTTGCACCGTGGATGATCAACATCTAAAGAATCTATTTCCCAGATTACGGGGTGGGAGTCAGATTGGTCGCACCGCAATCTGGAGGACATTCCCGTGAAACCCGCAGCCGCTTCCGCGTCCTTTTCCGGTCCCTTCGCCCTTGGCGTCGTCTCTGACTCTGACCAGGCGACTTTCCCCGGTCTTGTGATCCCCGGGGGGCGCGTGCTGGATCTTCGCACGGCCCTCGGAGAGCCGGCCCTGACGACCCGGGGGATTTTCGAGCACTGGGACGAGATACTCCCTCGCCTGCACGAGCTCGCGGCCGACGAGACGGCCGACTGGCGGCCGTTGGAGCACCTGCGGGTGCACGCGCCGGTCGAGCCCCGCCAGGTCTTCCAGTCCGGCGCCAACTACCGGCAGCACGTGATCGATCTGGAGGTCGCCCATCGCGCCCCCGACGACCCCCGCACGGTCGAGGAGGCGCGCGCGGAGATCGCCGCGGTCATGGACCGGCGGGCGGCCGAGGATCTGCCGTACGCGTTCATCGGCCTGCCGAGCGCGATCACCGGCCCCTTCGATGACGTCGTACTTCCGGACTGGGCGCAGCAGCCGGACTGGGAGCTGGAGTTGGCGGCCGTCATGGCGAGGCCCGCCTACCGGGTGACGGTCGAGGAGGCCCTGGAGTACGTGGCCGGCTACACCATCGCCAACGACCTCACCGACCGCGCGACCGTCTTCCGCCGGGACATGAAGGCCATCGGCACCGACTGGCTGCGCTGCAAGAACGCTCCCGGTTTCACCCCGCTCGGCCCGTGGATCGTGCCCGCCGAGTCGATCGCCGACCCGGGTGACCTGCGCGTCACGCTGAAGCTCAACGGCGAGACCATGCAGGACGAGTCCACCAAGGACATGCTCTTCGGCATCGCCCGGCTGGTGTCGTACATCTCCCAGACCTCCCGGCTCCTGCCCGGCGACCTTGTGCTCACCGGCAGCCCGGCCGGCAACGGCATGCACTGGGGACGGCTGCTGCGCGACGGTGACGTCATGGAGGGCTCCATCACGGGTCTGGGCGCGCAGCGCACCCGCTGCGTCGCCGAGGGGACCGCGTCGTGACGGCCCCGCTCGACCCCACGGACGCCGAGGGCGCGATCAACGGCGCCGCCAAGCGGTATTCCAACTGGGGGCGTTGGGGCGAGGACGATGTGCTCGGCACGCTGAACTTCCTCGACGAGGCCAAGCGCCGCGAGGGCGCGGCACGGGTCCGCCGGGGCGTGAGTTTCTCGCTGTCGCAGCGGTTCGACATGAACGGGCCGCAGAAGGGCTGGCGCCGCCGCACCAACCCCGTCCACACCATGCTGGACACGGGAACGGACGCGGCGCTGGGCAACCAGGGCTTTCCGCACGGCATCGGCGGCGCCGACGACGTGATCACGATGCCTCTGCAGTGCTCCACCCAGTGGGACGGGCTCGGGCACATCTTCGACCACGGCAAGGCGTGGAACGGACGCGACGCCGCGAAGACCGTCACCTCGGACGGCGATCTGGTCACCGGCATCGAGCACATGGCCCCGTACGTCGCCGGGCGCGGAGTCCTCCTCGACGTCGGCCGGATGATCGGCGACGAACGCGGGGAACTGCCGGACGGTTTCGCGATCACCGAGGAACACCTGACCGCGACCGCCGAAGCGCACGGCGTGGCCGTCGGCCGCGGGGACATCGTCGTCGTCCGGACCGGGCGGCTGACGCGCGCCCGCCGCGAGGGTTGGGGTGACTACGCGGGCGGCGACTCTCCCGGCCTGTCCTTCACCACCGCCGGCTGGCTGCACACGAGCGAGATCGCCGCGATCGCCACCGACACGTGGGGCTTCGAGGTACGGCCGAACGAGTTCGACGGCGCCTTCCAGCCGCTGCACCAGGTCGTCATTCCCAACATGGGCCTGCTGATCGGCGAGATGTGGGACCCCGACGCTCTCGCGGCCGACTGCGCCTCCGACGGCGTGTACGAGTTCTGGCTCACCGCCGCGCCCCTGCCCATCACCGGAGCCGTCGGCTCCCCTGTCAATCCGGTCGCCGTCAAGTGACCTGCCCAACAAAGGAGTTGGCCATGGAAGGAAAGAGAGTCCTGGTCATCGGAGGGGGCACCTCCGGCAACGTCATGACCGTGCTGCTGCGGCGGGCCGGCATCGACGTCGACCTCGTCGAGGTCAGGCCGGACTGGAACGTACGCGGCTCCGGCATCACCCTTCAGGGCAACGCCCTGCGCGTGCTGCGCGAGATCGGTGTCTGGGACGAGGTCCGCGAGCACGGCTTCGGCTTCGACGCCCTGGGGCTGACGACGCCCGACGGCACCGTGCTCCACGTCGGTGACGTCCTCCGCACCGGCGGAGACGACCTCCCCGCCACCCTCGGCATGCAGCGCCCGGTGCTCCAGCGCATCCTCGTCGACGCCGTCCGGGCATCCGGCGCGAACGTCCGGCTGGGCACCACCGCCGAGATCCTCACCGAGGACGAGACATCAGCGACCGTCCGGTTCAGTGACGGCACCGAGGGCCGCTACGACCTCGTCGTGGCCGCCGACGGCCTGCACTCCGCGACCCGCGTCGCCCTGGGCACCGGCGTCGAACCCGAGCCGACCGGCATGGCCATCTGGCGTGTCCCGGCGCCCCGCCCGGCCGGAGTGGAGTGCAGCGTCCTCTCTCACGGAGGACCCTGCTACATCGCCGGCTACACGCCCACCAGCGAGGACACGATCTACGCCTATCTGGTGGAGGCCGCCCGCGGCCGCGCCGCGATCCCGCCCGAGTCCTACGCGCGGGAGATGCGCCGCCTCGCCGAGGGCTACGGCGGTGCCTGGGACGAGATCCGTGACTCGATCACCGACCCGGCGCAGGTGAACTACACCTGGTTCGACCGGATGCTGGTCGAGGGGTCCTGGCACCGGGGCCGGGTCGTCCTCGTCGGCGACGCCGCGCACTGCTGCCCACCCACGATGGCCCAGGGCGCGGCCATGGCCCTGGAGGACGCCTGGGTGCTGTCCCAGCTGCTGACCAGCGGATCCGCGTGGGACGAGGAACTGCTCACGCGCTACTACGAGCGGCGGATCGACCGGGTCCGGATGGTCGTCGAAGCGTCCGTGCAGATCGGGCAGTGGCAGCTCGACGGCGTGCCCGGTGATGTGCCCGGGCTGCTGGAGGCCACCATGCCGGTGCTCAAGGAGCTGCCGTGACGGCCCACCCGCCCCCGGCTACCGCTGGGAGCCGCCCCCAGCCCGACCCCCGCCCCTCGGCGAGCACGGACGCGCACCCCGTTCGGACGGTGGACGTGCACGCGCACCTCCTCCTGCCCGAGGTCGAGGCCCTGGTGGCCGACCTGCCGGACCTGGCGGAGGCCAAGGCCCTCGACGCCCGCCGCAACGGGCCCGCGGCCCAGGCCGTCAGCGGCCCCATGGTCGCCGAGCGCATTCCGAGGCTGACGGACGTTGCCGTACGACTGGCCGCGATGGACGCGCAGGGCGTGGACGTCCAGCTGGTCAGCCCGTCCCCCTCGCACTACCACTACTGGGCGGACGAGGAGACGGCCGAGAAGCTCTACCGGCTCGCGAACGAGGCGACGGCCGCGCACTGCGCACAGGCGCCCGACCGGCTGCGAGGGCTCGGTCTCGCCCCCCTCCAGCATCCGGAGCAGGCCGTGCGGGCCCTCGAACACGCCCAGGACCAGGGACTTCTGGGTGTCGAGATCTCCAGTCACGCACCGGGCCGCGAGCTGTCCGACCCTGCGTACGAA contains these protein-coding regions:
- a CDS encoding LysR family transcriptional regulator is translated as MSLSGLDLNLVLSLRALLEERNVTRAGQRVGLSQPAMSAALARLRRHFDDDLLARVGKQYELTALGRALLDRTSTACDLLERVFSSRADFAPGSEEHEFTLLTSDYALTVFGAELARTVHAEAPGVRLRFQRTPIDVTEDTAPLLSTADGLLMPRGIIGGFPAVDLFTDRWAFLVAETNDEVGDQLTMEDLARLPWVIYQRAYDAPAARQLSMLGVDPHVEISVDSFQALPFLVAGTRRIALVQQRLAELLRGVAAVRLMEPPYGAVPLQEALWWHPVHTHDAAHIWLRETAARVGAELAASEPGRIATVASR
- a CDS encoding fumarylacetoacetate hydrolase family protein; translation: MKPAAASASFSGPFALGVVSDSDQATFPGLVIPGGRVLDLRTALGEPALTTRGIFEHWDEILPRLHELAADETADWRPLEHLRVHAPVEPRQVFQSGANYRQHVIDLEVAHRAPDDPRTVEEARAEIAAVMDRRAAEDLPYAFIGLPSAITGPFDDVVLPDWAQQPDWELELAAVMARPAYRVTVEEALEYVAGYTIANDLTDRATVFRRDMKAIGTDWLRCKNAPGFTPLGPWIVPAESIADPGDLRVTLKLNGETMQDESTKDMLFGIARLVSYISQTSRLLPGDLVLTGSPAGNGMHWGRLLRDGDVMEGSITGLGAQRTRCVAEGTAS
- a CDS encoding cyclase family protein — encoded protein: MTAPLDPTDAEGAINGAAKRYSNWGRWGEDDVLGTLNFLDEAKRREGAARVRRGVSFSLSQRFDMNGPQKGWRRRTNPVHTMLDTGTDAALGNQGFPHGIGGADDVITMPLQCSTQWDGLGHIFDHGKAWNGRDAAKTVTSDGDLVTGIEHMAPYVAGRGVLLDVGRMIGDERGELPDGFAITEEHLTATAEAHGVAVGRGDIVVVRTGRLTRARREGWGDYAGGDSPGLSFTTAGWLHTSEIAAIATDTWGFEVRPNEFDGAFQPLHQVVIPNMGLLIGEMWDPDALAADCASDGVYEFWLTAAPLPITGAVGSPVNPVAVK
- a CDS encoding FAD-dependent oxidoreductase, yielding MEGKRVLVIGGGTSGNVMTVLLRRAGIDVDLVEVRPDWNVRGSGITLQGNALRVLREIGVWDEVREHGFGFDALGLTTPDGTVLHVGDVLRTGGDDLPATLGMQRPVLQRILVDAVRASGANVRLGTTAEILTEDETSATVRFSDGTEGRYDLVVAADGLHSATRVALGTGVEPEPTGMAIWRVPAPRPAGVECSVLSHGGPCYIAGYTPTSEDTIYAYLVEAARGRAAIPPESYAREMRRLAEGYGGAWDEIRDSITDPAQVNYTWFDRMLVEGSWHRGRVVLVGDAAHCCPPTMAQGAAMALEDAWVLSQLLTSGSAWDEELLTRYYERRIDRVRMVVEASVQIGQWQLDGVPGDVPGLLEATMPVLKELP
- a CDS encoding amidohydrolase family protein, giving the protein MTAHPPPATAGSRPQPDPRPSASTDAHPVRTVDVHAHLLLPEVEALVADLPDLAEAKALDARRNGPAAQAVSGPMVAERIPRLTDVAVRLAAMDAQGVDVQLVSPSPSHYHYWADEETAEKLYRLANEATAAHCAQAPDRLRGLGLAPLQHPEQAVRALEHAQDQGLLGVEISSHAPGRELSDPAYEPFWTRAEESGAILFLHPFGCTLDERLDQWYLSNTVGQPTENAVALSHLIFSGVLDRHPELKVIAAHGGGYLPTHIGRSDHAWSARSDAGAGCAHLPSSYLKRLYFDSLVHDPQVLRALVGAVGPDRVLLGSDFPFDMGTEDPVGALRAARLPDDDFHAVRGGNATTLLRLT